One region of Gossypium raimondii isolate GPD5lz chromosome 6, ASM2569854v1, whole genome shotgun sequence genomic DNA includes:
- the LOC105774157 gene encoding uncharacterized protein LOC105774157, which produces MTRKGLEWPSQPPQYWSESTLSHNSNSKRVIPSFLLHLHHRKLAAKEGFESSKISASFSPYKSRIKEIRLGSGENKSRRLIILFRFIVVRDQRNRDLDQVQGNVNQNDRFALRVKYIRTTTRDELMEKTMVGPWQ; this is translated from the exons ATGACAAGAAAAGGTCTTGAATGGCCTTCACAACCTCCACAATATTGGTCTGAATCAACACTCTCTCATAATTCCAACTCT aaaagagtgaTACCATCTTTTCTTCTCCACCTTCACCACCGAAAATTAGCAGCAAAAGAGGGGTTTGAGAGCTCAAAAATTTCAGCAAGCTTTTCTCCCTACAA atcaagaattaaagaaatcagacttggatcgggggaaaacaAAAGTCGTCGATTAATTATTCTGTTCCGGTTTATCGttgtccgag ATCAAAGAAATCGAGATTTGGACCAAGTACAGGGAAATGTCAATCAAAATGATCGATTCgcgttgag GGTCAAGTACATTCGTACTACAACTCGTGATGAATTGatggaaaagaccatggttggaccatggcagtga
- the LOC105774156 gene encoding wall-associated receptor kinase-like 14 produces MIHKQPKEPNFIFISILILSFPFIIQSSNCNRSCGGNHVPYPFGFSPTCQIPLNCTTTAHHHHHHHIAGFPILNINQNHIKISIEATCDRPLQALHRLYSQNYAPTSRNAILLQNCSLPSPCMIPSTMVYTHFESLTCSPNNSNISCYSEKKSNGFLDYDKVIGTNCGSFLSSISTESFNESGVLEVQVVELRWWIEGQCSELCSENAVCDEIVSPVNRRPGSYCRCRNGFVGDGYRAGDGCRKASSNCNPARYVSGECGGTARVIMLIGGIAVGASLMICVVLTCCFARKKSSSRTKHSMKRLFSDASGINIPIYTYKEIEKATNGFSEKQRLGTGAFGTVYAGKLHTNSWVAIKRIKHRDTDCIEQVVNEIKLISSVSHPNLVRLLGCSMENGEQILVYEFMPNGTLCQHLQRERGDGLPWPVRLTIATETAQAIAYLHSAIDPPIYHRDIKSSNILLDYNFKSKVADFGLSRLGKTETSHISTAPQGTPGYLDPQYHQNFHLSDKSDVYSFGVVLIEIITALKVIDFSRPPNEANLASIATDRISKGRLDEIIDPFLNPNSNDPWTLSSIHKVAELAFRCLAFHRDMRPTMMDVAMELEQIKLSRWVLGEEINYEGASLEASPCSSSSNLSEQPLSKGINKNGGVQNRNGLFMLQMSNVGFMNLMEKMKDHSPVSVQDPWLSEQSSPSSSYLLNNVTH; encoded by the exons ATGATTCACAAACAACCCAAAGaacccaattttattttcatatcaatccttatactttcattcccctttataattcaatcctcAAATTGCAACCGATCATGTGGTGGCAACCATGTTCCTTACCCATTTGGCTTCTCCCCTACCTGCCAAATCCCACTAAATTGCACCACCACCGCCCACCACCATCACCACCACCATATTGCCGGTTTCCCAATCCTAAACATAAACCAAAACCATATAAAAATCAGCATTGAAGCCACTTGTGATCGTCCACTTCAAGCTCTCCATCGTCTTTATAGCCAAAACTACGCCCCAACATCTCGTAACGCAATCTTATTACAAAATTGCTCCTTACCATCACCATGCATGATACCATCTACCATGGTTTACACTCATTTTGAGTCCCTTACTTGTTCTCCTAATAATAGTAACATTAGTTGCTATTCGGAAAAGAAAAGTAATGGTTTTCTTGATTATGATAAGGTGATTGGGACGAATTGTGGGTCGTTTTTGTCGTCGATATCGACGGAATCTTTTAATGAATCGGGTGTGTTGGAAGTACAAGTGGTGGAGCTAAGGTGGTGGATTGAAGGACAGTGCTCGGAGTTATGTTCTGAGAATGCTGTTTGTGATGAAATTGTTTCGCCGGTTAATCGACGGCCGGGATCGTATTGTAGGTGTCGAAATGGGTTTGTTGGTGATGGATATCGTGCCGGCGATGGTTGCCGGAAAG CCTCTTCCAATTGTAACCCGGCGAGGTACGTTTCCGGTGAATGCGGAGGAACGGCTCGAGTCATTATGTTAATCGGAG GCATTGCAGTTGGAGCTTCTTTAATGATTTGTGTAGTTCTCACATGTTGCTTCGCGCGCAAGAAATCGAGTTCGAGAACCAAACACAGCATGAAAAGACTGTTTTCCGATGCATCGGGCATCAATATTCCGATTTACACATACAAAGAAATAGAGAAAGCTACAAATGGTTTCTCAGAGAAACAAAGGCTTGGAACTGGAGCATTTGGGACAGTCTATGCAGGCAAACTACATACCAATTCATGGGTTGCTATTAAAAGGATCAAGCATAGAGACACCGATTGTATCGAGCAAGTCGTGAACGAGATCAAGCTAATATCATCCGTAAGTCACCCGAATCTAGTTCGTTTATTAGGTTGTTCCATGGAAAACGGTGAACAAATACTCGTTTACGAGTTCATGCCTAATGGAACATTATGCCAACATTTACAACGAGAACGAGGTGATGGACTTCCTTGGCCGGTTCGACTTACCATCGCTACAGAAACTGCACAAGCCATTGCTTATTTACACTCTGCTATAGACCCTCCTATATACCATAGAGACATCAAATCTAGCAACATACTTTTAGACTACAATTTCAAGTCCAAAGTAGCTGATTTCGGTCTTTCTAGGCTCGGAAAAACCGAGACATCCCACATTTCAACAGCTCCACAAGGAACACCGGGATACCTTGACCCTCAATACCATCAAAACTTCCATCTTTCCGATAAAAGCGATGTTTATAGCTTCGGGGTTGTTCTAATCGAGATCATAACAGCATTGAAAGTGATAGACTTCTCAAGACCACCAAATGAAGCTAACTTAGCATCCATTGCTACTGATAGAATCAGCAAGGGACGTTTAGATGAGATCATAGACCCATTTTTAAACCCCAACAGTAATGATCCATGGACATTATCATCAATCCACAAGGTTGCGGAGCTAGCCTTTAGATGTTTAGCATTTCATAGAGACATGAGACCTACAATGATGGATGTAGCAATGGAATTGGAACAAATTAAGCTAAGTAGATGGGTACTTGGAGAAGAAATCAATTATGAAGGTGCTTCATTAGAGGCGTCACCTTGTTCTTCTTCATCAAATCTAAGTGAGCAACCATTAAGCAAGGGAATTAATAAGAATGGTGGAGTTCAAAATAGAAATGGCTTGTTCATGCTTCAAATGAGTAATGTTGGGTTTATGAATTTAATGGAGAAAATGAAGGATCATTCACCAGTATCAGTGCAAGATCCATGGTTGAGTGAACAAAGCTCACCTTCTTCAAGCTACCTGTTGAATAATGTAACCCATTAA
- the LOC105774726 gene encoding allene oxide synthase 1, chloroplastic: MASSATLSSRRANVRSRLSVTVSELEKPELPLKSIPGDYGLPFIGAIKDRLDYFYNQGRDEFFKFKIQKYQSTVLRTNMPPGPFISSNPKVVALLDGKSFPILFDISKVEKKDLFTGTYMSSTYLTGGYRILSYLDPSEPKHAKLKQLLFFLLKSSRDRVLPEFKACYTELFKTVEYELAEKGKCSFQTPSEQAAFNFLARAFFDSNPVDSKLGSDGPSLANKWVLFQLGPIFTLGVPKYIEDLLLHTFPLPSFLVKKDYKKLYDFFYESAGLVLDEAEKMGISRDEACHNLVFATCFNSFGGIKVFFPIMLKWIGLAGENLHLSLAKEIRSVIKSNGGELSLSAMEQMPLMKSVVYESFRIDPPVQFQYGKAKKDLLIGSHHAVYEVKEGEMLFGYQPFATKDPNIFDRAEEFVPDRFMGVDEEKLLKYVLWSNGPETEHPTVADKQCAGKDFVMLVSRLFVVEFFRRYDTFEVEVGPAPVGVAVTITSLKAASF, from the coding sequence TGCAATCAAAGACCGGCTTGATTATTTCTACAACCAAGGTCGAGAcgaatttttcaaattcaaaatccaaaaataccAATCGACTGTACTTCGAACAAACATGCCACCAGGTCCATTCATTTCTTCCAACCCAAAAGTTGTCGCTTTACTTGACGGAAAGAGCTTTCCAATTCTTTTCGACATATCGAAAGTTGAAAAGAAAGACCTTTTCACTGGCACTTACATGTCTTCAACTTACCTCACCGGAGGGTATCGAATTTTATCATATCTTGACCCATCAGAACCCAAACATGCCAAACTCAAACaacttctcttttttctcttgaAATCAAGTAGAGACCGAGTGTTGCCGGAGTTCAAAGCGTGTTACACCGAGTTATTCAAAACGGTGGAATATGAACTCGCGGAGAAAGGTAAATGTAGCTTCCAAACACCTAGTGAACAAGCTGCTTTTAATTTCTTAGCTCGGGCTTTCTTTGACTCGAATCCAGTTGATTCTAAACTCGGAAGTGACGGTCCAAGTTTGGCTAACAAATGGGTTTTGTTTCAACTCGGTCCGATTTTCACCCTTGGTGTACCCAAATATATAGAAGATCTTTTACTCCATACATTTCCATTACCATCTTTTCTCGTTAAAAAagattacaaaaaattatacgATTTCTTCTACGAATCGGCCGGTTTAGTTCTTGATGAAGCTGAAAAAATGGGTATTTCACGTGACGAAGCTTGTCATAATCTTGTATTCGCTACGTGCTTTAATTCTTTCGGCGGTATTAAAGTGTTCTTCCCGATTATGCTTAAATGGATTGGTTTAGCCGGAGAAAACCTACACCTTTCATTAGCAAAAGAGATCAGGTCGGTCATTAAATCAAACGGCGGAGAACTAAGCTTGTCCGCAATGGAACaaatgccattgatgaaatcCGTGGTGTATGAATCGTTTCGTATCGACCCGCCAGTTCAGTTTCAATACGGAAAGGCGAAGAAAGATCTTTTGATTGGAAGTCACCATGCCGTATACGAAGTGAAAGAAGGGGAGATGTTGTTCGGATACCAACCGTTTGCGACGAAGGATCCGAACATATTTGACAGAGCCGAGGAGTTTGTACCCGACCGGTTCATGGGTGTCGACGAGGAGAAGTTGTTGAAGTATGTGCTTTGGTCTAATGGACCGGAGACTGAGCATCCTACGGTGGCGGATAAACAATGTGCCGGTAAAGATTTCGTGATGTTGGTGTCTAGGCTTTTTGTGGTGGAATTTTTCAGACGTTACGATACGTTTGAAGTCGAAGTCGGACCGGCACCGGTGGGGGTGGCCGTCACTATAACGTCGTTGAAAGCTGCAAGCTTTTAG